The genomic interval AGCCACGCCCAGGAACGGCGTCCAGTCGCCATGACATACAGGCCAGTGATGGCTGCCGAGATGGCCAGGACAACCAGGGCGCCCCCGAACCCGCCGCTGAAGGCACCAATAATCATGAAGAGGACTGTGATGCCGCCGACGACGAACGTCGAAGCGCGTGGCCTGCGGGGCGGATTAGGTCCGGGCGCAGGAGCAGATGGTGCTGACCCGAAAAGGGTCTGATAGTTCGACATTCTTTCCCCAATACGGCCGGGTGCTTAGCCTGACCCATTCCTTGAAACTTCACGTAAATGCCGAGCCTATTTCTTGGGGAGCTGGGGAAACCGAAACTTCGACGAACCTCGCACAACGTTGATTGAGTCTTGAGCCGATCTTGATCGGAGCACTGCCGTACGAGATCATTTCAGACGCATTAGCTGAAAACCACGACATAAATCCCGAAGGTGACAGGTGCTGCCCAAGCCGCGCACCGCCGTCGTAAATTATCGATGGCGCGTGGATTTCCACCTCTTATCGCTATTTCGAACTCACTGCAGTACGTTGGGCCTACGCCGTGCGAATAGGGTGCTGTTGGGCACCGTTATTCCGGCCGCCAACTCTCGGAAACTTCGATTTGCGCATAAGGCTGGGGGTTCCTGGACTAACCCAGCCCCGGGCGAGTGTGGAGCGCACAGACCAGAGAAGCGAACTCATGAAATCTGCAACCCTTCCCCGCTCCCGTCAAAGCCCCCGGACCCGGTGGCTTGTACCCGCCGTCCTGATCCTCCTCAGCCTCGTCCCGGTCATCGCCGGGGCCGTGCGCCTGACCGAGCTCTCGGGAGGTCAGATCACGCCGGATAACGCGCGGTTCTTCGATTCGCCAGTCCCCGTGCTGATCCATATCCCCACCGTCACGGTTTACCTGGTGCTGGGGGCGTTTCAGTTCGTTCCCTCGCTTCGACGGGGCAAGCCCGGCAGGGCCAGCTGGCACAAAATCGCGGGACGCATTCTTGCCCCCACCGGCCTGCTCGCCGCCCTGTCGGGTTTGTGGATGGCAGTTTTCTACGATCTCCCGCCCCTGGACGGGCCGCTTCTACTTGTCCTTCGGCTGGCCTTCGGGTCCGCCATGGTGGCATTCATTGTTCTTGGATTCATTGCGGTGCGGCGCCGGAACTACGTCCGGCACAGCGAGTGGATGTCCCGGGCGTACGCCATCGGCATCGCCCAGGGAACCATTGTTGTGGTGACCATTCCGTGGATTCTCCTGGTGGGACCGGTTGACGAACTGACCCGGGCGCTTCTGATTGGCGCATCATGGGTACTCAGCCTGGCGGTGGCCGAATACTTCATCCACCGGCGCGCCCAAATACCAACGCGAGCGGCGCTCCCAAGCCGTGCGCCGTCGTCGTAATTCCCGACGGCGGCCGCTGGCCAGGTGCCTAAGGTTTAGTAAGTGCGCTTACGGGTTGGGATCTAAACTTAATCATGGACACGATCCCGGCGGTTTTCCTCGTCATAGGGGCAGCGTTTGCCTGGCTGGGCGTGACGCTAGTGGTTATCCTCCGGACTCGGCACCGTAGGAGTGGATCGAGGCCGTTGCATCCGGCGCATCCCACTGACCAGGCTCACCTTCGTAACGGCATCCGCTGGCGCCGCCTCCGCCGGATCGCGGACCAGAACACCGGAACTCCGTCGAGACGACGCGGCCTGAGAGTCAGGAAGGTCCGCCATTAAGGCCTGATGGTTGAGCCTGTTGAAGCCGCGGTTTCGACAGGCTCAACCACCGGCAACAGGCTCAACCACCGAAACCGTCAGGACACCCGGCGGAATTCCCCCGGCCGGAGCTGGACGTGGATGGGCAGCACCAGCTGGATGTGGGTGTCGCCGATGGGCTTGTCGAGCAGCTCGTTGATGGAGGTCTGCCCTTCCAACTCGCTGTGCTGGTTCTTGCCCATGTATCGAGCTTATGTGCGCCACGGCGGGAGTGAATCCTAAGACACGCGTGAGCTATGGCCTCTTGTCTGCGGCAGTGCCAGTATGTGGAGAATCAGGTTCGCTGCAGGCGCCCCATAACCGGGCAGTAAGGACGCGCGGTCATGACCTACGCCAACAGTTTGGCCGATGTGGGAGCAGCCGACATCGCCATGGCCGGCGGCAAGGCCGTGGGACTGGGCGGCCTCATCCGGGCCGGGCTGCCGGTCCCCCCGGGGTTCGTGCTCAACACCGCCGCCTATTCGCACTTTGTGGAGGCCAACCACCTCGAGACCCGCATACAGGAACTGGCCACCCTGTCGCCGCAGTCCTCGCCCCAGGACTATGCGGACGCCTCGGAGCGGATCCGAACCCTATTCACGGCCGGCACTTTGCCGGCCGACATCGCAGCGGAACTCGGCGCCGCCTACGGGCGTCTCAGTGACGCGCGTCTCGACAACGGCGGGGAAACAGCCGTTGCGGTGCGCTCCTCCGCCACGGCCGAGGACCTCGCCGACGCCAGCTTCGCCGGGCAACAGGAAACCTACCTGAATGTCCGCGGGGCCGAGGCGCTGGCCGCGGCCGTGATCGATTGCTGGGCTTCCCTGTGGACGGCGCGTGCCATGGCCTACCGGGCCCGCGCAGGCATCGGACCGGACTCGGTGCGCCTCGCCGTGGTGGTCCAGCGGATGGTCGAGGCCGAGGCCGCCGGGGTGATGTTCACCGCCAATCCGGCCAACGGGCGCCGCG from Pseudarthrobacter sp. SSS035 carries:
- a CDS encoding DUF2306 domain-containing protein, producing MKSATLPRSRQSPRTRWLVPAVLILLSLVPVIAGAVRLTELSGGQITPDNARFFDSPVPVLIHIPTVTVYLVLGAFQFVPSLRRGKPGRASWHKIAGRILAPTGLLAALSGLWMAVFYDLPPLDGPLLLVLRLAFGSAMVAFIVLGFIAVRRRNYVRHSEWMSRAYAIGIAQGTIVVVTIPWILLVGPVDELTRALLIGASWVLSLAVAEYFIHRRAQIPTRAALPSRAPSS